The Gimibacter soli genome includes a region encoding these proteins:
- a CDS encoding error-prone DNA polymerase, protein MADYAELQVTSAFSFMRGASHPDELVLMAKALGLKALALVDRNSVAGLVRAHKAAKMCGMPFIPGCRLDLMDAPSLLVWPTDRAAWGRLTALLTLGNRRAEKGECHLTLDDVAAHAAGLHFAMVPEVGTDIVSALRTARERLDMAPALAVSPQYDGRDRRRFARMAALAREAGASLLATGDVRYHIPERRPLLDILTCVREHVTIDTAGYRLAPNAERFLRPGFEMARLFEGHPEALRTGLEIAEACTFSLDELRYNYPNEPVPPGMTAQAQLETLARAGIEWRYPGGVPPAVQATLEHELALIGRLGFAAYFLTVHDIVAYARSQHILCQGRGSAANSVVCYALRVTDVDPTQVDLLFERFISEERGEPPDIDVDFEHERREEVIQYIYARYGRHRAALAATLITWRARSAIREVGKAMGLSEDTVAGLAGTVWGSYGREIPDEQVVEAGFDPSDARLRQTLDLAHELMGFPRHLSQHVGGFVLTEDPLDRLVPIQNAAMADRTVIEWDKDDIDALGILKVDVLALGMLSCLRRGFAFLKEAKGLTATLATLPKDDMATYDMLCKADSIGVFQVESRAQMSMLPRLRPRKFYDLVVQVAIVRPGPIQGGMVNPYLRRRMGRETVDYPSPAPEHGLPDELRHVLSKTMGVPLFQEQAMKIAIVAAGFTPGEADGLRRAMATFKNSGTVGNFRERFTSGMTRRGYTPDFADRCFKQIEGFADYGFPESHAASFALLAYASAWMKCHHPDVFAAALLNSQPMGFYAAAQIVRDAVDHGVAVRAADVNLSDWDSTLEAAPGNRHGHAVRLGLRQITGFREDAADRIMAARRQPFHDLADLQARARLTVAEIEKLAEADACRSMGLDRRAALWAVRGLSDAPDLPLFRHAETSAEGAEEAAILPVMPVAEHVVADYQTLRLSLKAHPLSFLRPRLQERGVMTAMEVRSLRDGAPVTVAGLVLVRQRPGTAKGVIFVTLEDETGIVNVVVWAKVFEAQRRALMGSRLMVVKGRVQFADDVLHVVAEHLSDASADLLTLSDGTFDLPAPAADEARTGRGDDPRLPRFRPAGHPRAVRDLVPQSRDFH, encoded by the coding sequence ATGGCCGATTATGCCGAACTTCAGGTGACAAGCGCCTTCAGCTTCATGCGCGGGGCCTCGCATCCGGACGAGCTTGTCCTGATGGCGAAGGCGCTGGGCCTGAAGGCGCTGGCGCTGGTTGACCGGAACTCGGTGGCCGGGCTTGTCCGGGCGCACAAGGCCGCGAAAATGTGCGGGATGCCTTTCATCCCCGGTTGCCGGCTCGATCTGATGGATGCGCCGTCGCTTCTTGTCTGGCCGACCGACCGGGCGGCGTGGGGGCGGCTCACCGCCCTTCTCACCCTTGGCAACCGGCGGGCGGAAAAGGGCGAATGTCACCTCACACTGGATGATGTGGCGGCGCATGCCGCGGGCCTGCACTTTGCCATGGTGCCGGAAGTGGGCACCGATATCGTCAGCGCCCTCCGCACGGCGCGAGAGAGGCTGGATATGGCCCCGGCCCTTGCCGTCAGCCCGCAGTATGACGGGCGGGACAGGCGTCGGTTCGCCCGCATGGCGGCGCTGGCGCGGGAAGCCGGGGCATCGCTCCTCGCGACCGGCGACGTGCGCTATCATATCCCTGAGCGGCGCCCGCTTCTCGATATCCTCACCTGCGTGCGCGAGCATGTGACCATCGATACGGCAGGTTACCGGCTGGCCCCGAATGCCGAGCGCTTCCTGCGGCCGGGGTTCGAGATGGCCCGGCTGTTTGAGGGTCACCCCGAAGCCTTGCGTACGGGGCTCGAGATTGCCGAGGCCTGCACCTTCTCGCTTGATGAACTGCGCTACAATTATCCGAACGAACCGGTGCCACCGGGGATGACGGCGCAGGCCCAGCTTGAAACGCTTGCCCGCGCGGGGATCGAGTGGCGCTATCCGGGGGGCGTGCCGCCAGCGGTGCAGGCCACGCTCGAACATGAACTTGCGCTGATCGGTCGGCTCGGCTTCGCCGCTTATTTCCTGACGGTGCACGATATCGTCGCCTATGCGCGGTCGCAGCATATCCTTTGCCAGGGCCGGGGGTCGGCGGCCAATTCGGTCGTCTGTTATGCGCTGCGGGTGACGGATGTGGACCCGACACAGGTGGACCTGCTGTTCGAACGTTTCATTTCGGAAGAGCGGGGCGAGCCCCCAGATATCGATGTGGATTTCGAGCATGAGCGGCGCGAAGAGGTGATCCAGTATATCTATGCCCGTTATGGCCGGCACCGGGCCGCCCTTGCCGCCACGCTCATCACATGGCGGGCGCGCTCGGCCATTCGCGAGGTCGGCAAGGCGATGGGCCTGTCGGAGGACACGGTCGCCGGGCTTGCCGGCACTGTCTGGGGCTCTTACGGCCGTGAAATCCCGGATGAGCAGGTGGTGGAAGCGGGTTTTGACCCCTCGGATGCGCGGCTCCGGCAGACGCTTGATCTGGCGCATGAGCTGATGGGTTTTCCCCGCCATCTCAGCCAGCATGTCGGCGGTTTCGTGCTGACCGAAGATCCGCTCGACCGGCTTGTCCCCATCCAGAATGCGGCGATGGCGGACCGTACCGTGATCGAATGGGACAAGGACGATATCGATGCCCTTGGCATCCTGAAGGTGGATGTGCTGGCGCTTGGCATGCTGTCGTGCCTGAGGCGCGGGTTTGCCTTCCTGAAGGAGGCGAAAGGGCTGACGGCGACCCTCGCCACCCTACCGAAGGACGACATGGCCACGTACGATATGCTCTGCAAGGCCGACAGTATCGGGGTCTTTCAGGTGGAAAGCCGGGCGCAGATGTCGATGCTGCCGCGCCTTCGCCCGCGCAAGTTCTATGACCTTGTCGTGCAGGTGGCGATCGTGCGGCCGGGCCCCATCCAAGGCGGGATGGTGAACCCCTATCTGCGCCGCCGTATGGGGCGCGAGACCGTCGATTATCCGTCACCCGCGCCCGAGCATGGCCTGCCCGACGAGCTGCGCCATGTGCTTTCCAAAACCATGGGGGTGCCGCTTTTTCAGGAGCAGGCAATGAAGATCGCCATCGTGGCGGCAGGCTTCACGCCGGGCGAGGCCGACGGCCTGCGCCGTGCCATGGCGACCTTCAAGAACAGCGGCACGGTCGGCAATTTCCGCGAACGCTTCACAAGCGGCATGACGCGCCGGGGCTATACCCCGGATTTCGCGGATCGCTGCTTCAAGCAGATCGAAGGCTTTGCCGATTATGGCTTCCCCGAAAGCCATGCGGCGAGTTTCGCGTTGCTGGCTTATGCTTCCGCCTGGATGAAATGCCATCACCCCGATGTCTTCGCCGCCGCCCTTCTGAACAGCCAGCCGATGGGTTTCTATGCCGCCGCGCAGATCGTGCGCGATGCGGTGGACCACGGCGTGGCGGTGCGTGCTGCGGACGTGAACCTGAGCGACTGGGATTCGACCCTTGAAGCAGCACCCGGCAACCGCCACGGCCATGCCGTGCGGCTTGGCCTGCGCCAGATTACGGGGTTCCGGGAGGATGCTGCGGACCGGATCATGGCGGCGCGCCGCCAACCGTTCCACGATCTTGCCGACCTGCAGGCCCGCGCCCGGCTCACTGTGGCCGAGATTGAAAAACTGGCCGAGGCCGATGCTTGCCGCTCCATGGGGCTTGATCGCCGTGCCGCGCTTTGGGCGGTGCGGGGGCTGTCGGACGCGCCGGACCTGCCGCTTTTCCGTCATGCCGAAACCTCGGCCGAAGGGGCGGAGGAAGCGGCCATCCTGCCCGTGATGCCGGTCGCCGAGCATGTGGTCGCGGATTATCAGACCCTGCGCCTGTCGTTGAAGGCGCATCCCCTGTCCTTCCTGCGGCCGCGCCTGCAGGAACGCGGCGTGATGACCGCCATGGAGGTACGGTCCTTGCGCGACGGGGCGCCGGTCACGGTCGCCGGGCTCGTGCTGGTGCGGCAGCGGCCGGGTACGGCGAAGGGGGTCATTTTCGTCACGCTTGAGGACGAGACAGGCATCGTCAATGTTGTCGTCTGGGCCAAGGTGTTCGAGGCCCAGCGGCGCGCGCTGATGGGCAGCCGCCTGATGGTCGTGAAAGGCAGGGTGCAGTTCGCGGACGATGTGCTGCATGTGGTGGCGGAGCATCTGAGTGATGCTTCAGCCGATCTCTTGACCCTCTCTGACGGGACTTTCGACCTGCCGGCACCAGCGGCAGATGAAGCCCGTACCGGACGCGGCGACGATCCGCGCCTGCCGCGCTTCCGCCCCGCCGGCCATCCGCGTGCCGTGCGCGATCTGGTACCCCAGAGCCGGGATTTTCACTGA
- a CDS encoding prolyl-tRNA synthetase associated domain-containing protein: MMPATESDLMQFLASLGITVTMHRHAPVFTVEDARAHRGEIPGGHCKCLFVRDKKKRRLLAVVDEERRVDLDGLAAAAGMGRMSFSSADSLMDMLGVVPGSVTPFALINARVAEGEEPPLLVVLDKAMMAHELLNYHPLHNAATVTIRREDLVAFIRACGFEPMIVDLDTEITH; the protein is encoded by the coding sequence ATGATGCCGGCAACTGAATCCGACCTTATGCAATTTCTGGCGTCCCTCGGGATCACGGTGACCATGCACCGGCATGCCCCCGTTTTCACGGTGGAGGACGCGCGCGCCCACCGGGGCGAAATCCCGGGCGGGCATTGCAAGTGCCTGTTCGTGCGCGACAAGAAGAAACGCCGCCTGCTGGCGGTGGTTGATGAAGAACGTCGGGTCGATCTGGATGGTCTCGCTGCAGCTGCCGGCATGGGCCGGATGTCCTTTTCAAGCGCCGACAGCCTGATGGACATGCTGGGCGTCGTGCCGGGTTCTGTCACCCCTTTCGCGCTCATCAATGCGCGGGTGGCGGAAGGTGAGGAACCACCGCTTCTGGTCGTGCTCGACAAGGCGATGATGGCGCATGAGCTTCTGAATTATCACCCGCTCCATAATGCGGCGACGGTGACGATCCGGCGCGAAGATTTGGTGGCCTTCATCCGGGCCTGCGGCTTTGAGCCCATGATCGTCGATCTGGATACTGAAATCACACACTGA
- a CDS encoding LON peptidase substrate-binding domain-containing protein: MTAGRANDQPFPSVIPVFPLAGVVLMTGNSLPLNVFEPRYVAMVRDAMAGARVIGMVQPRSGVDTARPGAAPPIYDVGGAGRIVDCKETEDGRFLIRLEGVGRFRIEHELAATTPYRQVQAVWQPFGLDPTEGEERPAVIDHEGIIKALHHYLDHKGLSADYDAIAGTPDKLLVNTLSMIVPFSPAEKQALLEAPDLPARAKLLVALLDIASHEDMPPSQIS, from the coding sequence ATGACGGCAGGCCGCGCAAACGACCAGCCTTTCCCGTCGGTGATACCGGTCTTTCCGCTCGCCGGTGTGGTGCTGATGACGGGGAACAGCCTGCCGCTCAATGTCTTCGAACCGCGCTATGTCGCCATGGTGCGCGATGCCATGGCCGGCGCGCGGGTCATTGGCATGGTGCAGCCAAGAAGCGGGGTCGATACGGCCCGGCCGGGGGCTGCGCCCCCGATCTATGATGTCGGTGGTGCCGGGCGGATCGTTGATTGCAAGGAAACCGAGGACGGGCGTTTTCTGATCCGCCTTGAAGGCGTGGGGCGTTTCCGGATCGAGCATGAACTGGCTGCCACCACACCCTACCGGCAGGTACAGGCGGTGTGGCAGCCCTTCGGGCTGGACCCGACCGAAGGCGAGGAACGCCCGGCGGTAATCGACCATGAAGGCATCATCAAGGCCCTGCACCACTATCTGGATCACAAGGGCCTGAGCGCCGATTATGACGCCATTGCCGGCACGCCCGACAAGCTGCTCGTCAACACGCTGTCGATGATCGTGCCCTTCAGCCCGGCGGAAAAACAGGCGCTGCTTGAAGCACCCGACCTGCCGGCCAGGGCGAAGCTCCTTGTGGCCCTTCTCGATATCGCCTCGCACGAAGACATGCCGCCCTCGCAGATCAGCTGA
- a CDS encoding Trm112 family protein gives MTDAKAKPAADRHLLEILVCPVTRQTLEYDAGAQELISRKAGLAFPIRDGIPILLVDEARELD, from the coding sequence TTGACCGACGCCAAAGCAAAACCCGCCGCCGACCGGCATCTTCTGGAAATCCTCGTTTGCCCCGTGACGCGGCAGACGCTGGAATATGATGCGGGCGCGCAGGAACTGATCAGCCGCAAGGCCGGCCTCGCCTTCCCGATTCGCGACGGTATCCCGATCCTTCTGGTGGACGAAGCCCGCGAACTTGACTGA
- a CDS encoding thioredoxin family protein has translation MDPMMSGGAAATPANGALIRDTNLQNFAEDVLMQSRERPVIVDFWAEWCGPCKQLMPMLEAEVKAAGGAVGLVKVNADENQAICGQLRIQSLPTVMAFWQGQPVDGFQGAVPQSQVKAFVARLAELVGGAGGDDPLVQAIEQAEALVEAGEAATAADILSQVVAHDETNERARIGLAESLLALGDAVAASELIASLPADPKRDAALVARIGKVNARLELAAQAEGAGDEADLEARIAADPQDHQARFDLALARQARGDMAGAAEALLASLMRDRSWNEEAARKQLVKLFEAAGPNDPFTIKYRRRLSSVLFS, from the coding sequence ATGGACCCGATGATGTCCGGCGGCGCAGCCGCCACCCCGGCAAATGGCGCGCTCATCCGCGACACCAATCTGCAGAACTTTGCCGAAGATGTGCTGATGCAGTCGCGCGAGCGGCCGGTGATCGTGGACTTCTGGGCCGAATGGTGTGGCCCCTGCAAGCAGCTGATGCCGATGCTGGAAGCCGAGGTGAAGGCAGCCGGCGGCGCCGTTGGCCTTGTGAAGGTGAATGCGGACGAGAATCAGGCGATCTGCGGCCAGCTCCGTATCCAGAGCCTGCCGACCGTGATGGCTTTCTGGCAAGGCCAGCCGGTGGATGGCTTCCAGGGCGCGGTGCCCCAGTCGCAGGTGAAAGCATTTGTGGCGCGGCTTGCCGAGCTTGTTGGTGGCGCGGGCGGCGATGATCCGCTGGTGCAGGCGATCGAACAGGCCGAAGCCCTGGTCGAGGCGGGCGAAGCCGCAACCGCCGCCGATATCCTGTCGCAGGTGGTGGCGCATGACGAGACGAACGAACGCGCCCGTATCGGCCTTGCCGAATCGCTCCTGGCACTTGGTGATGCGGTGGCGGCGTCTGAGCTGATCGCCTCCCTGCCGGCGGACCCGAAACGTGATGCCGCCCTTGTCGCCCGGATCGGCAAGGTGAATGCCCGGCTCGAACTGGCGGCGCAAGCTGAAGGCGCGGGTGACGAGGCCGATCTTGAGGCCCGCATTGCAGCGGATCCGCAGGATCATCAGGCCCGGTTCGACCTCGCCCTTGCGCGGCAGGCGCGCGGCGACATGGCAGGCGCGGCCGAAGCACTGCTCGCCAGCCTGATGCGCGACCGCAGCTGGAACGAGGAAGCCGCCCGCAAGCAGCTTGTGAAGCTGTTCGAGGCGGCAGGCCCGAACGATCCTTTCACCATCAAATACCGGCGACGGCTGTCGTCGGTCCTCTTCTCCTGA